Proteins found in one Colletes latitarsis isolate SP2378_abdomen chromosome 8, iyColLati1, whole genome shotgun sequence genomic segment:
- the LOC143344525 gene encoding uncharacterized protein LOC143344525 isoform X1: MATSDVLQFNCSIENEVARKAAKNFAGMLGKAFENYKKLWIEYLKLRKYCEDANIKIPFQLLESESDNKDIVTLSQTHACCEKSPNKLGHTSESTNQSDSDIMSYLEDSISNDNKSTVKHTEEKLLRSPILVKSRSKSKKTSAMHGHFILDDSGENSPYIPIKENIFIPTNDCHEDSDNVSVEHNKNQYSFIGNNSDRIECTPISKGHRKLGISNLYNVDTTLLQNGKKLKQSRLMFLPNEQTIDNKIYKEHKQLNPLISYISSTSKENIKEESTNLCESKLVEDEIIEESPTMHMNSKLKIKDLKLKRKNTRKVTEKSGKRKNDIFDKHNNDKTSGTKLSSIKVDQASLSQCLPTVHTSTQKAEPYLIKKSMNIDSSDNKIIRSNTDILGFPSSPIITTSEHFSPEDIKHLSSIKETKPLQIIESDNQAQKRKFSETFKQSVSDYNSSVCNDETYCALGENLKKQAIFDVNELEDIEEKISENMLPDPPFTKKCFMNSFDILPEKKEACIDKPSKNKSERSKMTGVTCWECKKYYASLGLSEKEIKARQNQCSRHRTVYNERESTPEGFWDPLFPDTYASTIQDV; the protein is encoded by the exons ATGGCTACGTCAGATGTTCTCCAATTTAATTGTTCTATAGAAAATGAAGTCGCACGAAAAGCTGCCAAGAATTTTGCCGGAATGCTTGGAAAAGCATTCGAAAATTATAAAA AGTTATGGATTGAATATTTAAAGTTAAGAAAATATTGCGAAGATGCCAATATTAAGATCCCGTTTCAATTGCTTGAGTCTGAAAGTGACAATAAAGATAT tgttaCATTATCGCAGACACATGCATGTTGTGAAAAATCGCCTAACAAATTAGGCCACACATCTGAAAGTACAAATCAATCTGATTCTGACATTATGTCCTATTTAGAAGATAGCATTTCAAATGATAACAAATCCACTGTGAAGCACACAGaagaaaagttattaagaagtcCAATACTTGTCAAGAGTCGTTCTAAATCTAAAAAGACCAGTGCAATGCATGGTCattttattttagatgattCTGGAGAAAATAGTCCATACATACCAATAaaggaaaatattttcattcctACAAATGATTGTCACGAGGATAGTGACAATGTATCTGTGGAGCACAACAAAAATCAATATTCTTTTATAGGGAATAATAGTGACAGGATAGAATGTACACCTATATCCAAAGGGCATAGAAAACTAGGAATCAGTAACTTATACAATGTTGATACTACTTTGTTACAAAATGGTAAAaaattgaaacagtcaagaCTTATGTTTTTACCAAATGAGCAAACTAtagataataaaatttataaggaGCACAAACAGTTAAATCCATTGATATCGTATATCTCTTCCACATCCAAGGAAAATATAAAAGAAGAGTCAACAAATCTTTGTGAAAGTAAATTGGTGGAAGATGAAATAATAGAAGAGAGTCCTACTATGCATATGAAttcgaaattgaaaataaaagatcTGAAACTAAAGAGAAAAAATACTAGAAAAGTTACTGAAAAAAGTGGTAAAAGAAAGAATGATATATTTGATAAACATAACAATGATAAAACTAGTGGCACAAAGTTGTCTTCAATAAAAGTTGATCAAGCTAGTCTCAGTCAATGTTTACCTACTGTACATACATCTACACAGAAAGCTGAaccatatttaataaaaaagtcAATGAATATTGATTCTTCAGACAATAAAATTATTAGAAGCAACACTGATATTCTAGGTTTTCCTTCATCTCCAATAATTACTACCAGTGAACATTTTTCTCCTGAAGATATCAAACACTTATCATCAATAAAAGAGACTAAACCATTACAAATTATAGAAAGTGATAACCAAGCACAGAAACGAAAATTTTCAGAAACATTTAAACAATCGGTGTCCGATTATAATTCTTCGGTGTGCAACGATGAGACATATTGTGCTTTAGGGGAAAACCTTAAAAAACAAGCTATTTTTGATGTAAATGAATTGGAAGATATAGAAGAAAAAATATCTGAGAATATGTTACCAGATCCTCCATTTACAAAAAAGTGTTTTATGAATAGTTTTGACAT ATTACCGGAGAAAAAAGAAGCTTGTATTGATAAACCATCAAAAAATAAATCAGAAAGATCAAAGATGACTGGCGTTACTTGTTGGGAGTGCAAAAAG tacTATGCTAGTCTTGGACTTTCTGAGAAAGAAATAAAAGCCAGGCAAAATCAGTGTTCTCGGCATAGAACTGTCTATAATGAAAGAGAAAGTACACCTGaag GATTTTGGGATCCTTTGTTTCCTGATACATATGCATCTACTATTCAAGATGTTTAA
- the LOC143344525 gene encoding uncharacterized protein LOC143344525 isoform X2, producing MATSDVLQFNCSIENEVARKAAKNFAGMLGKAFENYKKLWIEYLKLRKYCEDANIKIPFQLLESESDNKDIVTLSQTHACCEKSPNKLGHTSESTNQSDSDIMSYLEDSISNDNKSTVKHTEEKLLRSPILVKSRSKSKKTSAMHGHFILDDSGENSPYIPIKENIFIPTNDCHEDSDNVSVEHNKNQYSFIGNNSDRIECTPISKGHRKLGISNLYNVDTTLLQNGKKLKQSRLMFLPNEQTIDNKIYKEHKQLNPLISYISSTSKENIKEESTNLCESKLVEDEIIEESPTMHMNSKLKIKDLKLKRKNTRKVTEKSGKRKNDIFDKHNNDKTSGTKLSSIKVDQASLSQCLPTVHTSTQKAEPYLIKKSMNIDSSDNKIIRSNTDILGFPSSPIITTSEHFSPEDIKHLSSIKETKPLQIIESDNQAQKRKFSETFKQSVSDYNSSVCNDETYCALGENLKKQAIFDVNELEDIEEKISENMLPDPPFTKKCFMNSFDILPEKKEACIDKPSKNKSERSKMTGVTCWECKKTLNCKLVLLCIVLYYTCIMCVYIYI from the exons ATGGCTACGTCAGATGTTCTCCAATTTAATTGTTCTATAGAAAATGAAGTCGCACGAAAAGCTGCCAAGAATTTTGCCGGAATGCTTGGAAAAGCATTCGAAAATTATAAAA AGTTATGGATTGAATATTTAAAGTTAAGAAAATATTGCGAAGATGCCAATATTAAGATCCCGTTTCAATTGCTTGAGTCTGAAAGTGACAATAAAGATAT tgttaCATTATCGCAGACACATGCATGTTGTGAAAAATCGCCTAACAAATTAGGCCACACATCTGAAAGTACAAATCAATCTGATTCTGACATTATGTCCTATTTAGAAGATAGCATTTCAAATGATAACAAATCCACTGTGAAGCACACAGaagaaaagttattaagaagtcCAATACTTGTCAAGAGTCGTTCTAAATCTAAAAAGACCAGTGCAATGCATGGTCattttattttagatgattCTGGAGAAAATAGTCCATACATACCAATAaaggaaaatattttcattcctACAAATGATTGTCACGAGGATAGTGACAATGTATCTGTGGAGCACAACAAAAATCAATATTCTTTTATAGGGAATAATAGTGACAGGATAGAATGTACACCTATATCCAAAGGGCATAGAAAACTAGGAATCAGTAACTTATACAATGTTGATACTACTTTGTTACAAAATGGTAAAaaattgaaacagtcaagaCTTATGTTTTTACCAAATGAGCAAACTAtagataataaaatttataaggaGCACAAACAGTTAAATCCATTGATATCGTATATCTCTTCCACATCCAAGGAAAATATAAAAGAAGAGTCAACAAATCTTTGTGAAAGTAAATTGGTGGAAGATGAAATAATAGAAGAGAGTCCTACTATGCATATGAAttcgaaattgaaaataaaagatcTGAAACTAAAGAGAAAAAATACTAGAAAAGTTACTGAAAAAAGTGGTAAAAGAAAGAATGATATATTTGATAAACATAACAATGATAAAACTAGTGGCACAAAGTTGTCTTCAATAAAAGTTGATCAAGCTAGTCTCAGTCAATGTTTACCTACTGTACATACATCTACACAGAAAGCTGAaccatatttaataaaaaagtcAATGAATATTGATTCTTCAGACAATAAAATTATTAGAAGCAACACTGATATTCTAGGTTTTCCTTCATCTCCAATAATTACTACCAGTGAACATTTTTCTCCTGAAGATATCAAACACTTATCATCAATAAAAGAGACTAAACCATTACAAATTATAGAAAGTGATAACCAAGCACAGAAACGAAAATTTTCAGAAACATTTAAACAATCGGTGTCCGATTATAATTCTTCGGTGTGCAACGATGAGACATATTGTGCTTTAGGGGAAAACCTTAAAAAACAAGCTATTTTTGATGTAAATGAATTGGAAGATATAGAAGAAAAAATATCTGAGAATATGTTACCAGATCCTCCATTTACAAAAAAGTGTTTTATGAATAGTTTTGACAT ATTACCGGAGAAAAAAGAAGCTTGTATTGATAAACCATCAAAAAATAAATCAGAAAGATCAAAGATGACTGGCGTTACTTGTTGGGAGTGCAAAAAG ACATTGAATTGTAAGTTAGTGCTATTATGCATTGTTTTATATTATACATGTATaatgtgtgtgtatatatatatataa